A window from Nevskiales bacterium encodes these proteins:
- the grpE gene encoding nucleotide exchange factor GrpE, with the protein MSETPTPAPDDQTAAAAGPPPETPIDPLAELQQQLQAAQAKADENRDLYLRTAAELENVRKRAERDTAAARKYGVERLAADLLGVRDSLELGLAAAADENAEIKAVVEGLELTLKLLTDVLERYG; encoded by the coding sequence ATGAGCGAAACACCGACGCCTGCCCCCGACGACCAGACCGCTGCAGCGGCCGGCCCGCCGCCGGAAACCCCGATCGATCCGCTGGCCGAGCTGCAGCAGCAGCTGCAGGCGGCCCAGGCCAAGGCCGACGAGAACCGCGACCTGTACCTGCGCACTGCCGCCGAGCTCGAGAACGTGCGCAAGCGCGCCGAGCGCGATACCGCCGCGGCGCGCAAGTACGGTGTCGAAAGGCTGGCCGCGGACCTGCTCGGCGTGCGCGACAGCCTGGAGCTGGGCCTGGCCGCGGCCGCCGACGAAAACGCCGAGATCAAGGCCGTGGTCGAGGGTTTGGAACTGACCCTCAAGCTGTTGACCGATGTGCTCGAGCGTTACGG
- a CDS encoding NAD(+) kinase: MSEFSTIGVIGKRADPGVAPALRALTGDLAARGCRLRLDAASAEYLGLPASQGLPREQLGADCDLVVVLGGDGTLLDAARAVAPYGVPLLGINRGRLGFMVDVLPDELKPALDAVFAGRYVREERLMLTATVLAGRQERGSFHALNDVVVRNRDFARVIEFDTYTDGCFISHHRADGIIIATPTGSTAYALSGGGPVLHPALPAIALVPICPHTLSDRPLVLDAGREVEVVIEPGTQALVTCDGQVTQELGGGDRVRIRRAERSVSLIHPPGYDYFKLLRSKLQWGRGPIPRQP; the protein is encoded by the coding sequence ATGAGTGAGTTTTCCACCATAGGCGTGATCGGCAAGCGCGCCGATCCCGGCGTTGCCCCTGCCCTGCGCGCGCTGACCGGGGATCTGGCGGCGCGCGGCTGTCGGCTGCGGCTGGACGCGGCCAGCGCCGAATACCTGGGTCTTCCCGCGAGCCAGGGGCTGCCACGCGAGCAGCTGGGCGCGGACTGCGACCTGGTCGTGGTGCTGGGTGGCGACGGCACCCTGCTGGACGCCGCCCGCGCGGTAGCCCCATACGGCGTGCCGCTTTTGGGCATCAACCGCGGCCGGCTGGGCTTCATGGTCGATGTGTTGCCGGATGAGCTCAAGCCGGCGCTGGACGCCGTATTCGCGGGGCGCTACGTGCGCGAGGAGCGTCTGATGCTGACCGCCACCGTGCTCGCCGGCCGGCAGGAACGCGGCAGTTTCCACGCCCTCAACGACGTGGTGGTGCGCAACCGCGACTTCGCGCGCGTGATCGAGTTCGACACCTACACCGACGGCTGCTTCATCAGCCATCACCGCGCCGACGGCATCATCATCGCCACGCCCACCGGCTCGACCGCCTACGCCCTGTCCGGCGGCGGGCCCGTGCTGCACCCCGCGCTGCCGGCGATCGCGCTGGTGCCGATCTGCCCGCACACGCTCAGCGACCGCCCGCTGGTGCTGGACGCCGGGCGCGAGGTCGAGGTGGTGATCGAGCCCGGTACCCAGGCGCTGGTCACCTGCGACGGCCAGGTGACGCAGGAGCTGGGCGGCGGCGACCGCGTGCGCATCCGGCGTGCCGAGCGCAGCGTGAGCCTGATCCACCCGCCCGGCTACGATTACTTCAAGCTGCTGCGCAGCAAGCTGCAATGGGGCCGCGGCCCCATCCCGCGCCAACCCTGA
- the hrcA gene encoding heat-inducible transcriptional repressor HrcA encodes MSQPLRQEDLDPRALSLLKALIEQYIREGQPVGSRTLARAFGLSLSAATIRNVMADLDELGLVRSPHTSAGRIPTVRGYRLFVDRLLKPQPLGPQETEEIKQQLFAQAAPTAEDLVESASQLLSSLTHMAGVVTVPRRDYAALRQIEFLPLSGRRVLAILVVNEREVQNRILHTHRDYSTAELQEAANYLNAMFGGRDLVSVRESLLRDMLNARQSMDQLMAEALSMAEQVIEPSPKGDYVLAGETNLMGFQELSRVETLKALFEAFERKRDLLRLFDSCLGAEGVQIFIGEESGYRVLDDCSVVSAPYTVNGQVVGVLGVIGPTRMDYDRVISIVDTTARMLGAALKERN; translated from the coding sequence ATGTCGCAGCCGCTCCGCCAGGAAGACCTCGATCCGCGCGCCCTGAGCCTGCTCAAGGCGCTGATCGAGCAGTACATTCGCGAGGGCCAGCCGGTCGGCTCGCGTACCCTGGCGCGGGCCTTCGGCCTGTCGCTGTCGGCCGCCACGATCCGCAACGTCATGGCCGACCTGGACGAGCTGGGCCTGGTGCGCTCGCCGCACACCTCGGCCGGCCGCATCCCCACGGTGCGCGGCTACCGGTTGTTCGTGGACCGCCTGCTCAAGCCGCAGCCGCTGGGCCCGCAGGAGACCGAGGAGATCAAGCAGCAGCTGTTCGCGCAGGCGGCGCCGACCGCCGAGGACCTGGTCGAGTCGGCCTCGCAGCTGCTGTCGTCGCTGACGCATATGGCGGGGGTGGTGACGGTGCCGCGCCGCGACTATGCGGCGCTGCGCCAGATCGAGTTCCTGCCGCTGTCCGGACGACGCGTCTTGGCCATCCTGGTGGTGAACGAGCGCGAGGTGCAGAACCGCATCCTGCACACGCACCGCGACTACAGCACGGCCGAGCTGCAGGAGGCGGCCAATTACCTGAATGCCATGTTCGGCGGCCGCGACCTGGTCAGCGTGCGCGAAAGCCTGCTGCGCGACATGCTCAACGCGCGCCAGAGCATGGACCAGCTGATGGCCGAGGCCCTGAGCATGGCCGAGCAGGTGATCGAGCCGTCGCCGAAGGGCGATTACGTGCTGGCCGGGGAGACGAACCTGATGGGTTTCCAGGAGCTGTCGCGGGTGGAGACGCTCAAGGCGCTGTTCGAGGCCTTCGAGCGCAAGCGCGACCTGTTGCGCCTGTTCGACAGCTGCCTGGGTGCCGAAGGCGTGCAGATCTTCATCGGCGAGGAGTCCGGCTACCGCGTGCTGGACGACTGCAGCGTGGTCAGCGCGCCCTACACGGTCAACGGCCAGGTGGTCGGCGTGCTGGGCGTGATCGGGCCCACGCGCATGGACTATGACCGCGTCATCTCGATCGTCGATACCACCGCGCGCATGCTGGGCGCGGCCTTGAAAGAGCGCAACTGA